Below is a window of Sceloporus undulatus isolate JIND9_A2432 ecotype Alabama chromosome 9, SceUnd_v1.1, whole genome shotgun sequence DNA.
GTCAATAGGTTGCACAGAGACAGAAGGGTACAGCTTCTAGGTCAAAAAGCATCCGGGGCAGTGCAATCCTGTAAAATTAGTAACCGTTCTTAGAGGTTTTTAACCCTTGGAAAAGGGACAAGCACACTTGCACCAGGAAGATAACACTTTCACACAGGCACTTCTCAAAAGCAGCAACACCCTTTTTTGTATGTTATTCATCAGTTCTGCAGCACTTTTAATGTCCAAAGTAGTTTACAGTCCTTTGGTTTGTTCACCATTACAGCAAGTCTATAGCATCATGTTCTTGTTCTCATATTATAAATGGAAGAACTGATGCTGAGGCAGCTACAGGTCAGTCATAATTTCTATTGCCCCAGTTTACAATATTCCAAATGTATGTTTCTTCAGAaacaggcaaagaaaagaaagattctCCCACAGTCTCTcccataaaataatattatttataactGATGGTAGGTTGAGTAAAATTGCTAATTTTCCTTCCTTAGAACACATCTCTCTAGTCACCAATAATTCTCAATACAATTGAGTCAGTCTTAAATTTACATCATAAATTTAGGAACACAATCCGGATGTAAAAGAAGACCTGCCAGTATTTGTCAAACTCTCCCTGCCCCTTCAAACAGAATCAGTTATGAAGGAGGTACTGGAGCTCATTCCTTCACCCATCCATTTTCTGTATTACAGATCACGCGAGCCCTCAAACCTTTGATACAACACTGGCAACAAAAACTGGGTCCCAAAGACACTTGGGAGTATAGATTTCCCTCTTCTTTCAGCTTAGTTTAAGAAAACAGCACATTTTTATTAGTGTTAAACTAGCCTGGCTTTGCAACAAAAGGAAATTCCAGACATTCTTCCCCCTGACGCCTTGCTATTCTGGGAATGTGGCAATGAATGGCTGTTTATTCTTCCTTTGTGGGGAGGAAGTCGGAGGCTTATCCAAGACTGAGATTTCCCTAAAGGTCTCACAGGCGTCATCCGTGCCTTGGCCCAGAATAACTCCCCAATGCATGCGATCCTGCACAGTAAGTGGAATTTAAAAGAGAACtgaaggcaagtttcttcatttaATCCAAGATACATCATCCTTTCACCTATCcagagatggaggaggaaaaggggcaCAGCAACTGTGAAAGGCATtagagaagtactgtatatactcaactagtAAGTtgccctcatgtataagtcaagggcaggttttggggccaacattatgaattttgataagaCCCGTAAGTTGAGTGTAAAACTTAGGTGCGTGTAATGATGGgtataaaggatgaagtaaaggaaaatgatgccaaagaacttagaaaattctatCAGGCATGACTGTTTGTGTTAATCCTAAAGGCcaaatggatgagaaagtagacagggttggtgcttcttttaggtgttcccaggatggactaagctcttgcttttCCACCACTcttgcttttttatatatatgagttaaagtacagtacttacattgatggatggataagtcgacccaggtttttttggatcaatttttggactaaaatctgtagacttatacatgagtatatacagtaggctcCTTGGAGCTGGGAGATTTTTACTACTCTACAATCCTGAAAATATGTAACCGCTGGGATAGTGCACTACATGATTCCATCCAGAATCTACTGCCTCTCCTGTGTACAAAACTTCATCTAGTCCAGCACCTTCATTTAAGCACCCACAGGGCACAAAGGCAACACTCCTTTTCCTGTTTATCTCTTCACACATGGAGTTAGTATTAAGTGGCTAACTGCCTTTGAACCTGGAAGCTCTTCTCATAGCTGCTGttactgtctttttaaaaaccagtccAAACTTCTATTAAGGCCACAGCTGTAAATAACTTTGAGAAATGATGGTCATTCGCTGGGGTTGGAGCCATCTGGTGCCTTTGGTTGCAGCAGCACTGCCTTTCCACACAGACCCTCTCGGACACCACCTGCAGGCATGATATAGACCTTGCCATCAGCTGCCCGCTTCGGGCTGAAGTCTGTTAGTTGGGCATTGCTCTCTTGTACCCGAATGTAGTTCCATAGCTGATAGCGGCAGCTCTTACCCTGCTTGGACAGCAAATATGTCTCAGCCACCGCGTCTAGTGGGAAGATTGAAACACAggggctggcatggaagagtccAGAGATCTCTGTGTCTTCCTGGCAGGGAGGCATCTGGGAGCCACTCTTCAGACCAAGTAGAGCTCctgtggaaggaggaagagagacacAGATCCCTGTATAACCTAGAAGCAGTTAACAGCTTTTATTAAGTGAGTGGAGTGAGATTAAAAGAGTTAGAATGGGTCACAAGGGTCACCTAGTCCACCCAACAGATTGGTTTAGATGTTTGCCACCTTGAATTCCTTCTAACAGAAGAAATGTGTTAGACacgtatttttaaaatgaataatacCATCCTTTGATGGATTGTTAGAGCTGAGTAACGCATTTCTATCCATTTCCCTCAACCGGCAGGCCTTAGTCCAGAGTTTTTCCTAAGAGGGTCCTAAACCTtgcaaataactttttaaaaaggcttttaaaatactttcactTCATATTCACAGAGAATGGTATTTTATGCATATGCTTATAAGCTTGATGTGAAAGGAAGACATCGTCTCCAACACAGGAAATGGTCTTGCAGACTGTAGAGGAAAGCCCTTGGCAGACTTTGCCCACGAGCGTACATTACTGAGCACAGTGTACAAGTTTCACAGGGGCAACTATGCTATGGCTCTCCTCTCCCCACATGTAGGCTCACCATTTTGCTGCAACAGCTAGTTCAAAGAAGCATCTGCTATATCCCCGTAACCAAATGTAGACTGATCAGATCACTTGCCAAGATCCTCTGGGGTGTTTGGTTGGTCTCATGGTGTCATCGTCCTATTCCTGGAtatgggaacatagccagacacttcctCAATCCTGCCTGTTCTTTGCCAACTATTAAATGGTTACAGAGAGGGAGCTGTCACAGCAAAAAATTAAATCCAGAGTAGGGTTGGTTgttgcaggaggagaaggaagaagttcTAACCTCTTCAAGGAgccaaaaaaagagggggggggggagacaaacaTATCTTGGCCTTAATGCTTGTGTATGTCATGAACAGGATGCTAGCCCAGACCAAGGGAGCTATCTAAGCCTCCAACTTGGGAGCCATTTGCCCCCTTGTGGACAAGTTTTCTTAGCTGGAGGATTAATTTTACTTCTCCCTAGTATCATAGAACCATAAGAATTGAAAGGTACTCAAAGGCTTGTACAA
It encodes the following:
- the C9H19orf54 gene encoding UPF0692 protein C19orf54 homolog isoform X1 — translated: MCGLVALWMAGALLSLPKEVSLERIVQVALERGYTAQGEMFSAADMAKLATEVFPCQAELLSGGLEGHNHERILRHLSAGFPVLIPYDEDSNHEPCFRSGYKAHWAIASGALLGLKSGSQMPPCQEDTEISGLFHASPCVSIFPLDAVAETYLLSKQGKSCRYQLWNYIRVQESNAQLTDFSPKRAADGKVYIMPAGGVREGLCGKAVLLQPKAPDGSNPSE
- the C9H19orf54 gene encoding UPF0692 protein C19orf54 homolog isoform X2, coding for MAGALLSLPKEVSLERIVQVALERGYTAQGEMFSAADMAKLATEVFPCQAELLSGGLEGHNHERILRHLSAGFPVLIPYDEDSNHEPCFRSGYKAHWAIASGALLGLKSGSQMPPCQEDTEISGLFHASPCVSIFPLDAVAETYLLSKQGKSCRYQLWNYIRVQESNAQLTDFSPKRAADGKVYIMPAGGVREGLCGKAVLLQPKAPDGSNPSE